Proteins encoded by one window of Antechinus flavipes isolate AdamAnt ecotype Samford, QLD, Australia chromosome 4, AdamAnt_v2, whole genome shotgun sequence:
- the COPS8 gene encoding COP9 signalosome complex subunit 8 isoform X1 gives MGKSRLWEGKTKARPLPLSSHLPPPPSPVPHTSLGQISLVKEHLFFSHRMRGPEDVETEAPGGIATPPVYGQLLALYLLHNDMNNARYLWKRIPPAIKSANSELGGIWSVGQRIWQRDFPGIYTTISSHQWSETIQPIMEALRDATRRRAFALVSQAYTSIIADDFAAFVGLPVEEAVKGVLEQGWQADSTTRMVMPKKPGSLDVSFNRFIPLSEPAPVPPIPNEQQLARLTDYVAFLEN, from the exons atggggaaatcGAGactctgggaggggaagaccaaAGCGAGACCCCTTCCACTCAGCTCCCACCTCCCCCCGCCCCCGTCCCCCGTCCCCCATACGTCTTTAGGCCAGATCTCTTTAGTAAAGGAGCATTTATTCTTCTCCCACCGGATGCGGGGTCCCGAGGACGTGGAGACAGAA GCTCCCGGCGGCATCGCCACGCCCCCCGTCTACGGGCAGCTGCTCGCTCTCTACTTGCTGCACAATGACAT GAATAATGCCCGATATCTCTGGAAAAGAATTCCTCCTGCTATAAAATCG GCAAATTCTGAACTCGGGGGGATCTGGTCAGTGGGGCAGCGAATCTGGCAGAGAGATTTCCCAGGCATCTACACGACCATCAGCTCACACCAGTGGTCAGAGACCATTCAGCCCATCATGGAGGCACTCAGAG ATGCCACGAGAAGAAGGGCCTTCGCACTGGTTTCTCAGGCGTACACCTCGATCATCGCCGATGATTTCGCAGCATTTGTCGGACTTCCCGTAGAAGAGGCCGTGAAAG GTGTCTTAGAGCAAGGATGGCAGGCCGACTCCACCACGAGAATGGTGATGCCCAAGAAGCCCG GTTCCCTGGACGTTTCCTTTAACAGATTTATTCCTTTATCAG AGCCTGCTCCGGTTCCGCCGATCCCCAATGAGCAACAGTTAGCCAGATTGACCGACTACGTGGCTTTTCTTGAAAActga
- the COPS8 gene encoding COP9 signalosome complex subunit 8 isoform X2, whose amino-acid sequence MPVAVMADNATFSFKKLLDQCENQELEAPGGIATPPVYGQLLALYLLHNDMNNARYLWKRIPPAIKSANSELGGIWSVGQRIWQRDFPGIYTTISSHQWSETIQPIMEALRDATRRRAFALVSQAYTSIIADDFAAFVGLPVEEAVKGVLEQGWQADSTTRMVMPKKPGSLDVSFNRFIPLSEPAPVPPIPNEQQLARLTDYVAFLEN is encoded by the exons ATGCCCGTGGCAGTGATGGCGGACAACGCCACCTTCAGCTTCAAAAAGCTGCTGGATCAGTGCGAGAACCAGGAGCTCGAG GCTCCCGGCGGCATCGCCACGCCCCCCGTCTACGGGCAGCTGCTCGCTCTCTACTTGCTGCACAATGACAT GAATAATGCCCGATATCTCTGGAAAAGAATTCCTCCTGCTATAAAATCG GCAAATTCTGAACTCGGGGGGATCTGGTCAGTGGGGCAGCGAATCTGGCAGAGAGATTTCCCAGGCATCTACACGACCATCAGCTCACACCAGTGGTCAGAGACCATTCAGCCCATCATGGAGGCACTCAGAG ATGCCACGAGAAGAAGGGCCTTCGCACTGGTTTCTCAGGCGTACACCTCGATCATCGCCGATGATTTCGCAGCATTTGTCGGACTTCCCGTAGAAGAGGCCGTGAAAG GTGTCTTAGAGCAAGGATGGCAGGCCGACTCCACCACGAGAATGGTGATGCCCAAGAAGCCCG GTTCCCTGGACGTTTCCTTTAACAGATTTATTCCTTTATCAG AGCCTGCTCCGGTTCCGCCGATCCCCAATGAGCAACAGTTAGCCAGATTGACCGACTACGTGGCTTTTCTTGAAAActga